The genomic stretch GTGGGGCAGAGGGAGGTGGAGGATTTAAAGCAATGCAAATTACGTATGGGTTTATTGAGGGGAAAGAGGGAGGAGGAGGCAGTTCGACAGTTTGGTCAAGCACAGGGCCAGTCCTTAACTATTCTACAGAATTAAAGTGATAGATGGAAACAGCGTTCAAAGGAATTATGGTACACTTGCGGTGACCGGAATTCTCGCTATTTCCATACGTCAATAAATCGAAGGCGTCGTCGTAATTCAATCCGTCGCTTGCAAAATTCCGATGGTGTACTAGTGTCGAATGAGGATCAAATGGGAGCTGTAATGACAAAGTATTTCTCAACGTTATTCACTTCCGAAGAAGGGTGTGCTGGGCTTGTTCTGGAATACCTTGATGGCCGAATCAATGATGAGCATAATGAAATTCTGTTTCGCCCAATTCTAACAGAGGAAGTGAAGGGGGCTCTTTTTTCCATGCACCCGGATAAATCTCCAGGACCTGATGGGTTATCTCCAGCCTTTTATCAAATGCATTGGGATATTCTGGGAGAAGAGGTAGTTTCCTTTTGCCAAGCTTTTCTTTTGATTGGTCGTTTGCCTTCTCGTGTTAATGATACGCATATTGTTCTTATTCCCAAAACAAAATCCCCTGTTTTGATGTCTGAGTTCCGTCCTATATCTTTGTGTAATGTGATTTATCGCATTTTAGCTAAAGTCTTGGCAAATAGGATGAGAGTTTTGTTGAATTCTATTATTTCAAATGCTCAAAGTGCTTTTATTCCGGGTAGATCCATTGTTGATAATGTGCTCATTGCGTTTGAGTCTGCCCACACTTTGAATAGGCTTAGAGGGAGTCGAGGAGGTTTTGGTGCTCTTAAAGTTGATATGAGTAAAGCGTATGACAGGGTCGAATGGGGCTTCCTGGGAAAGGTCATGTTGAGAATGGGTTTCAGTGAGCGTTGGGTGGATTTAATGAGAGAATGTATTACTACGGTCCATTACAGGGTCTTAGTGGAAGGTAAAGGGTGGGGCCCTATTATTCCGGGTAGGGGCTTGCGTCAAGGGGATCCTCTATCTCCATGTTTGTTTCTTCTTGTGGCAGAATGCTTGAGTGCTATGTTAAGTATTCAAGAACGGAAGGGGTCTTTACATGGGTTGAGGGTTGCTAGGAGGGCTCCTGCGGTGTCTCATTTGTTCTTTGCTGACgactgtttgtttttttttcggGCAAATAGTCTTGAGGCGGGTGTCATTGGTGAGGTGTTGAGGGAGTATGGTGAGGCGAGTGGTCAAAAAGTGAATTTTGATAAAACCAGTATTGTGTTTAGTGGGAATGTGGAAAGGGAGGATAAGGAGGCTGTTTGTGAAATCTTAGGGGTTCATGAACAGCAGGGGCGGGGTAAGCATTTAGGACTTCTGGGGTATGTGAGACGAAGGAAGAAAGAGATTCTGGGTTTTGTGCGTGATAGGGTTCGGTCGAGGATAAATAGTTGGGGGAATAGATTTCTATCTCGGGCCGGGAGAAAAGTTTTATTAAAAACGGTAGTTCAAAGCCTCCCCAATTATGCTATGAATGTTTTTCTACTTCTTCAAGGTTTGTGTGATGAGATTGAGCTGGTCATGAACTCTTTCTGGTGGGGTTGTGAGAACCGGAGAGGGAGAGGGATCCGTTGGAGTACATGGGGGGATTTATGTAAACCTAAAGCTTTTGGGGGGATGGGTTTTCGTAAAGTGAGGGAGATGAATGTGGCTATGTTAGGGAAACAGGGATGGAAGTTTCTAACGAATCCAACTTCTCTAGTCACTCAGGTTTTTAAAGCCCGGTATTTTCAGAATTGTTCCTTCTTAGAGGTGGGACCGGGTTCAAATCCTTCCTTTGTATGGTCGAGTATTCGTGCATCTCAGGGGGTTTTGAGAGAGGGTGCGCGGTGGCGGGTTGGAAATGGTCAAAAGGTGAGGGTGTGGGGAGATCCGTGGTTACCTGCTGTTGATAATCCTTATGTTATAACCCCAGAACCTGCTTATTTGAATTGTCCTACTGTTAACTCTTTGTTCTGCCCTATGTCAAACACATGGGATTGGGAGCTTCTCCGGGATATTTTTTGCCAACGGGATATAGAATAGATTATGAGTCTCCTTGCCCCTTGTGTGCGAATTCCAGATTCTGTTTTTTGGGGAGGGAGTGAAAATGGGATTTATACTGTTAAGAGTGCCTATAAGATTGCAACCGGGATTATTCGAACAGGGAATGTGATGAGTTGGGCTGGGATATGGAAGTTAAATCTACCACCCAAGGTTAAATGTTTTTTCTAGGCATTGTGTGCTATGTATCTCCCTACAAAAGATGCTTTGCTGTTAAAACATGTGGATTGTGAttaattatgtttattatgtGGGATGGCTAATGAAAATGTTACTCATATTTTTGCTAATTGTTCTTTTGCGCGTGATTGTTGGCGGGTATTGGATGATGCTTGGCAGCTATCCTATGTGGATTCCTTGGCTAATTGGCTTGACAAAATGATGGATGTGCTTTCTGTTCATATGCTTGAGAAGGTTGTAATGGTTTGTTGGGGGCTATGGGAGAATAAAAATGCTATGCTATGGTCGAATCAGTGCCGTGACTCCACAACTCTGGTGCAACATGTTTTGTTTTATGCTCAAACTTGGCAGAATTTGAATGCTACTGTGAATGATACTAGCGCCAGTCATATGCAACGTGACAGTTGTTGGCAGCCACCCCCTACTGGATATTACAATATGAACATAGATGTTTCTATGGATATCAATCGAAGATGTATGGGCTTTGGTTGGGTTATTCGTGACGACTATGGTAAAATTGTAGGGGTTCTTATGTCACGAGTTAGTGGACTATATTCTATCAAAGAGGCTGAAGCTATGGGGGCTCGGGAGGCCCTTAGTTGGATAAATAAAAAGGGATGGACGCGAGTGATTCTTGAAACCGATGCACAAGTGGTAACTCAAGCTGTTAACAATGGTGATTTCCTTACCCTGTTTGGGGCCATTGTTTATGAGATTCGTGTTTTTTTGAGTGAGCTACCTTATGTTCATTTTCCTTTTGTGAGACGTAGTAGTAATATGTTGGCTCATGTTATAGCCAAAAGAGCTCTTTGTAATGTTGAGGGGGAGCGGGTTGAGTACCTGGACTTTTTACCTCGTTTTCTTTCCTTGTTTGGTTTAATATAAAGTCtggttttgttttggttttcaaaaaaaaaaaaaaaaaaagtagacaCCAAGGTAATAAATGTCTCCAGTGCCTGGTGGTATGTAAAATATTCTACCAATAGCATACCCTCTTCTTCTAGGATGCCATTGCCGAAGATCTTTCTTCCATACAAATTTTGTTGGCATCTCTGTGTAAGTCAATGACCTTGCTTCaggttattttttatttgcttcAAACCATTCTACAAACATACTATGAGCTACCGAAGGGTGCTGTATGAGGTCTTCCATTGCATCATCGTCCGCAAACACAACAGATTGTTGATCTGGTAGATGAAACCTCAAACGCTCAACTGAATGAGCCTTATGTTGTATTTCAAATGCAAACAGATGCCATGATGCTTCACACGGTGAAATGTATCTATAATCGTAGTACATATTTATCTCATCATTGACAGTACCACGTTCTTCATCCATAGAGGTCTTGTAGAATTCAGCGGCAACCCGTCATGACCTTTATTCGCGTATTTGAACCAAATACTTGATAGAACGGGATTGATTACATCATTCTACATTGATATGAGCCTTATACTTCAACAAAAGGTGTCTATTGTGAGGTACAAAATATCTATTGTCAAGATCAATTCCGTTCCTATTCACCGTCACACCATCATTCCGACGCCTATAGATGGGATAGCCATCTTCATCAAAACATGAATTATCTAAGAACTTTTTTGAGAAATATTTATTACACTTTCCCGAGGCCATACATGGTGAGTTTGTCTTAGCAGCCCCACATGGACCATGAAGCATGAATTGCTCAACAGCGTTGTAATACTCAGGGTCAATATTTTTGTTTCGAATCTCGATTGATATGTTAGAGTCCAGATATTCcactattttattttcaaatgttTTCTCCCGGAATAGTAGAATATGAACATATGGTAGTTCCCCCTTTTGAAACATAATTGTATATACaactaaaataatgaaaaacaataagaaatataaataaatagataaatgtttttttaactACTAGCATATaagataaacaaaaaatattattataatgaaataGCACTTAGTTGGTTTGACTGTTCCAAAAAGCTTTATCTTCTCTGCATTCCTTTATTAATGTATCGAACTTCATTTTAAAGAGACGACTAATAATGTCGGGACGGTCTTCTGGCCTCAAACCATGCTTCCCCAAGTAACGTTCAATTTCCGGCCACTTTGGTTACATGTAAATGTAATGAAAAGGTCTGGATAACCGATCCATCTACATATCGCCATTGCATCTTGTTAGTTTCGAATCATGTAGCGTGCCCTACCAGTAAAACTTGATGGCAAGACTACACGCTTTTCCTTGTGTTACCGGATATAATTAACCACGTGTCAAAGCATCGGCAAAACAACTATATGATTCAGAGCGTAATTACTTTTGGTGCATCCTAACATATAGTAGCCTACCAGATTCAACCATTGTGTAGCCGTCTACCAGGAAATGTTGAAAGAGTCACCTTGAGTACACTAATGTTCATTTTTCCATCTTTCTTTCATGTAATTcgtaacaaacaaaaaaatcctTTGGACTTATTCTTTATCTACATCTAGCCACACCCTCTAGCCCAAGAAAAATGGATTTGTTCTCTATAGTCATCCTCGCCATATTGGAACAACAATGGCTATTGCAACGGCAAATATGCCATGTTCCGCTCATTTATTCTTTTTAACACTCCATTCTTAGACTCAATCAATATGTCACGTTCTCccatattcaagtcaagatcaCCAACAACTGCGGCTACTAATGCAACTTGAGGTAGATTGTATGTTTTCGCATCCTTAGAGCGCTTACCTAACAATTTGAACTTCAAGACGTGGATTGTTATCTATTTGTGCTTTGGCCATTCTAAATAACTTGACTAACACATTATGCTTATCGAGCTCAAACTTTATATCTGCAACTATTTCACTGTGTATGACATTATCTTCAGTATCTGGTCTACAAAtgatataagaaaaaaatgaacaaaatacgaaaaaaaaaacaaatatttgattgatacgaaattaatttaaaaaaacttaCCAAACTGCATGTATTCTATTAAAAATCCCATTGTCAGtgtcatatatatacaattatgcAAAATGAGGTTGTTGTCCATCTTGGTGTAGAAGACTACCCATCAAATGATAATTTTGACCGTTTAGTCTAAAAATAGGTGGTCCTCTACTTGTATTTATAGATCTAACAATTCGACcccgagcctcagtggaggcaactgttgactctttgtgcttcattaggttgagaaagtagctatggacagatactacattgtaacagagtcagtagtactaaaaaaaaaaacaattcgaCCCCCATTGAAGTAAAACAAAACATGTTGTTGTATGATACGATGTTTTGAAGAAAGTGTTTGTTTTTCTCGTCTTCaccaaaatataattgttgtatACCATTTGATGGTATTGATGGTGGTGGCAATTGTATCTTTCCTTGACTGTAACGTTGCGAATATTTTGGTGTCCCTCTTATAACTAACTTATTCATCCTTTCTAGCTTCGAAcctgatggatttaattaacccgggtagcCCGAATTACTAAACCCGATAGAATTTATAGGGGGTATGACAAGTAATGGATTAAAGTGCACATCGGAGGTGATTATGTATTGGATAAAGCTAAGGATAATGCTATTACAAGATTGTATAATGATAGGACAAGAATGTTGTTAGGACAAAAGTAGATGAAGATATCTCAATAGGACAATGTTGCATGTTTTTATACTAATACTAGGCCCAACCGCTCGGAGAGAACCACTCTAACGGCCTTGGACCGCGTCTTGCGCCGAGAAGGCCGCGTCAAGCCAGGACCCGAGGCCGTGGCCGAGCCCGGGGCTCGGCCAAGACGACCCTGAGGTCGGCTCGTGAGGCCAGGGTCGACCCATGAGGTCGGCCAGGGGACCTCGAGGGGTCGACTTGGGACCAAGACGGCCCAGCCGGGTGGGCCCGGGTCGGCCCCATACTCCTTCTCCGGGTTGACCCGTGGTAGACCCGGGTGGTATTTATCCATCAGAACCAAAATAGCACTCCACAAAACTCACagtcatacttttttttttgaaataaatacgTGTAATATATTACTGAAAGTGAGCCAAAATAGAAACAGGTGGGACAGAGTCCCAATACAAAATGCTAGTCTGATGCACAGCTGCAACAGCTAGTGAATGAGCTATAAAGTTCACCGATCTAGGAACTAAACTGATTTGACAAACTAAAAACGAATCAATAGCACTCCTACAAGCATCAATAAATAAACCAACATAGGAATAAAATGAAGACTGCGCCCTGCGAAGCCCGCTACATAGTTGAGAACAGTCCGTGAATAAGCGAACGGCAGCGACGCCCCTACTCCTGAGCCAGATTAATGCTTCGTTACACGCTGCGGATTCCGCCATTAGGGGAGAAAACAGTCGCGCACAGGTCCAGCACAAGCAGCCACGAACTCTCCACCTGGTTCCACCAAAACAGCGCCGAAAGTTGTCCTCAATGTTACCGGGTCGTAGCTTGCATCGAAATAGCACATTAGAAGAGTGTCGGCTAGCACCTGGTCGGTTTGCGCCGGAGCTTGAACAGACTGCCCATTCGCCTGCTGTCCGTGGTGGACCACACTCCAAGCTTGCAAAGTCGCAGCCGTTGTTGCCACCAAACTCCTTGGCACTGGGAGAAACCCATTCCATAATGCATTGTTCCTTGCTTTCTACATATGGTATAGTATAGCCACTGCCAA from Ipomoea triloba cultivar NCNSP0323 chromosome 12, ASM357664v1 encodes the following:
- the LOC115999334 gene encoding uncharacterized protein LOC115999334, coding for MANENVTHIFANCSFARDCWRVLDDAWQLSYVDSLANWLDKMMDVLSVHMLEKVVMVCWGLWENKNAMLWSNQCRDSTTLVQHVLFYAQTWQNLNATVNDTSASHMQRDSCWQPPPTGYYNMNIDVSMDINRRCMGFGWVIRDDYGKIVGVLMSRVSGLYSIKEAEAMGAREALSWINKKGWTRVILETDAQVVTQAVNNGDFLTLFGAIVYEIRVFLSELPYVHFPFVRRSSNMLAHVIAKRALCNVEGERVEYLDFLPRFLSLFGLI